One Kitasatospora sp. MAP12-44 DNA segment encodes these proteins:
- a CDS encoding C4-type zinc ribbon domain-containing protein, with translation MNAAPADQIRLLDLQAIDAKLDQLAHRRRTLPEHAEIDKASADHAALTSLVVAAEAQQGDTARELVKAEQDVEQVVSRATRNQQRMDSGAVTSAKDLENLQHETGSLAKRQGDLEDVVLEVMERLESAQTRVTELTARLEHSTVVLEEAVARRDAKFAEIDAEVAKVARERETVEVVIPADLLKLYTRLREQQGGVGAARLFQRRCEGCRVEFSTADLNAIKAEPKDAVVRCDNCGRILVRTADSGI, from the coding sequence TTGAACGCCGCGCCCGCCGACCAGATCCGCCTCCTCGACCTGCAGGCCATCGACGCCAAGCTCGACCAGCTGGCCCACCGGCGCCGCACCCTGCCCGAGCACGCCGAGATCGACAAGGCCTCCGCCGACCACGCCGCGCTGACGTCCCTCGTCGTCGCCGCCGAGGCCCAGCAGGGGGACACCGCCCGCGAGCTGGTCAAGGCCGAGCAGGACGTCGAGCAGGTCGTCTCCCGTGCCACCCGCAACCAGCAGCGGATGGACTCCGGCGCCGTCACCTCCGCCAAGGACCTGGAGAACCTCCAGCACGAGACCGGCTCGCTGGCCAAGCGCCAGGGCGACCTGGAGGACGTCGTCCTGGAGGTGATGGAGCGCCTGGAGTCCGCGCAGACCCGGGTGACCGAGCTGACGGCCCGTCTGGAGCACTCCACCGTCGTCCTGGAGGAGGCGGTGGCCCGTCGCGACGCCAAGTTCGCCGAGATCGACGCCGAGGTCGCCAAGGTCGCCCGCGAGCGCGAGACCGTCGAGGTGGTCATCCCGGCCGACCTGCTCAAGCTCTACACCCGGCTGCGCGAGCAGCAGGGCGGCGTCGGCGCCGCGCGCCTGTTCCAGCGCCGCTGCGAGGGCTGCCGGGTGGAGTTCTCCACGGCCGACCTGAACGCCATCAAGGCCGAGCCGAAGGACGCCGTGGTCCGCTGCGACAACTGCGGCCGGATCCTGGTGCGCACGGCCGACTCGGGCATCTGA
- a CDS encoding Nif3-like dinuclear metal center hexameric protein, producing MPKLSDVISVLEERYPPQWAESWDAVGLVCGDPEDQVSRVLFAVDPVSTVVEEAVEWGADLVVTHHPLYLRGTTSVAATGFKGRVVHTLIRAGIALHVAHTNADHADPGVSDALAEAVGLRITGPLVPDPTDPAGRRGGGRIGELPEPLTLAAFAAQVAAGLPATATGVRVAGDPERLIHRVAVCGGSGDSMLGAVHAAGVDAYVTADLRHHPASEAAEASSLALVDAAHWATEWPWLERAAGELRAVAADRGWPLETRVSTRVTDPWTAHAPMPRTP from the coding sequence GTGCCGAAACTGTCCGACGTCATCAGCGTGCTCGAAGAGCGTTACCCACCGCAGTGGGCCGAGTCCTGGGATGCCGTCGGCCTGGTCTGCGGCGACCCCGAGGACCAGGTGAGCCGCGTGCTCTTCGCCGTCGACCCTGTCTCGACGGTGGTCGAGGAGGCCGTGGAGTGGGGCGCCGACCTGGTCGTCACCCATCACCCCCTCTATCTGCGCGGCACCACCAGCGTCGCCGCGACCGGCTTCAAGGGCCGCGTGGTGCACACCCTGATCCGCGCCGGGATCGCCCTGCACGTCGCCCACACCAACGCCGACCACGCCGATCCGGGTGTCTCCGACGCCCTGGCCGAGGCGGTCGGCCTGCGGATCACCGGCCCGCTCGTGCCGGACCCGACCGACCCGGCGGGCCGCCGCGGCGGCGGCCGGATCGGCGAGCTGCCCGAGCCGCTGACGCTGGCCGCCTTCGCCGCCCAGGTGGCGGCCGGACTGCCGGCCACCGCGACCGGCGTGCGGGTGGCCGGCGACCCGGAGCGGCTGATCCACCGGGTCGCGGTCTGCGGCGGCTCCGGCGACAGCATGCTCGGCGCCGTCCACGCCGCCGGCGTGGACGCCTACGTCACCGCCGACCTGCGCCACCACCCGGCCTCGGAGGCCGCCGAGGCCTCCTCGCTGGCCCTGGTCGACGCGGCGCACTGGGCCACCGAGTGGCCCTGGCTGGAGCGCGCGGCCGGCGAACTGCGGGCCGTCGCAGCCGACCGCGGCTGGCCGCTGGAGACCAGGGTCTCCACCCGGGTCACCGACCCGTGGACGGCCCATGCGCCGATGCCCCGCACCCCCTGA
- a CDS encoding lanthionine synthetase LanC family protein translates to MLRQDDLGGVFLAVDTRTGEDVVVKQARTPRGSGADPRSALREEARLLAQLDSRGIAPQPLRLIEQGDSLLLVQECVPGQALDSWVAARLAGDGTPQVPWAAARPLALALVDLVEQAHAAGVLLCGLAPGAVVVAPDGLPRLQDLAAACSTDTGGADPGGRAADSQAARAAMAADRYALGGLLLLLATGHDPLLAQQPPQARPVPEQPRPARSTGPGLGRWLALATRDGLTARRLAPAVLGLRAEDPARRWQLPEVREALGATPEPSAPPEVTTQPLERAVRDGLRHLAETVTPHRPDRLWPAVPTGRSHDPCTEQREAADLLSVLARASATTGLPPEVRERAARTAATAAAWIERRCAAGPAPRPDPHHARSAPVRALLDAADALGDPALSARAQRLAEHEPWCRPHPSACRGAAGAGRRQLRRWQRTGEQRALDLAVAAGRAVPVDRHGGVTRGCHGPAGDGAFLLDLAEATGDDAFHRAALESAFLLVAHSTLRDGLLVLPEETGTGCPAAYGTGVAGALALLLRLRYGGELLRFDLPRAAVR, encoded by the coding sequence GTGCTGCGCCAGGACGACCTCGGTGGCGTGTTCCTCGCCGTCGACACCCGCACCGGCGAGGACGTCGTGGTCAAGCAGGCCAGGACGCCGCGCGGCTCGGGCGCCGACCCGAGGTCGGCGCTGCGCGAGGAGGCCCGACTGCTGGCGCAGCTGGATTCCCGGGGGATCGCCCCGCAGCCTCTGCGGCTGATCGAGCAGGGCGACTCGCTGCTGCTCGTCCAGGAGTGCGTCCCCGGTCAGGCGCTGGACAGCTGGGTCGCCGCCCGGCTCGCGGGGGACGGCACGCCGCAGGTGCCGTGGGCGGCGGCGCGGCCGCTGGCGCTGGCGCTGGTGGACCTGGTCGAGCAGGCGCACGCGGCCGGGGTGCTGCTGTGCGGCCTGGCGCCCGGCGCCGTGGTGGTCGCGCCGGACGGGCTGCCACGCCTGCAGGACCTCGCCGCGGCCTGCTCGACGGACACCGGCGGCGCCGACCCGGGCGGGCGGGCCGCCGACAGCCAGGCCGCCCGGGCCGCCATGGCCGCCGACCGCTACGCGCTGGGCGGCCTGCTCCTGCTGCTCGCCACCGGGCACGACCCGCTGCTCGCGCAGCAGCCACCGCAGGCCCGACCCGTCCCGGAGCAGCCGCGTCCGGCCAGATCGACCGGGCCGGGCCTCGGCCGCTGGCTGGCCCTGGCCACCCGCGACGGGCTGACCGCCCGCCGGCTCGCGCCCGCCGTGCTGGGCCTGCGCGCCGAGGACCCGGCGCGCCGCTGGCAGCTGCCCGAGGTGCGCGAGGCGCTCGGCGCCACCCCCGAGCCGTCGGCGCCGCCGGAGGTGACCACGCAGCCGCTGGAGCGCGCCGTCCGCGACGGACTGCGCCACCTCGCCGAGACCGTCACCCCGCACCGGCCCGACCGGCTCTGGCCGGCCGTCCCCACCGGGCGGTCCCACGACCCGTGCACCGAGCAGCGCGAGGCGGCCGACCTGCTCAGCGTGCTGGCCCGGGCCTCGGCCACCACCGGCCTGCCGCCCGAGGTGCGCGAACGCGCCGCCCGGACGGCCGCCACCGCGGCCGCCTGGATCGAACGGCGCTGCGCGGCCGGCCCGGCGCCGCGCCCCGACCCGCACCACGCCCGCTCCGCACCCGTCCGGGCGCTGCTCGACGCCGCCGACGCGCTGGGCGACCCCGCGCTGAGCGCCCGCGCCCAGCGGCTGGCCGAGCACGAGCCGTGGTGCCGGCCCCACCCGAGCGCCTGCCGGGGCGCGGCGGGAGCCGGCCGCCGCCAGCTGCGGCGCTGGCAGCGCACCGGCGAGCAGCGGGCGCTCGACCTCGCCGTCGCGGCCGGCCGGGCCGTGCCGGTGGACCGCCACGGCGGCGTCACCCGCGGCTGCCACGGGCCGGCCGGCGACGGCGCGTTCCTGCTCGACCTGGCCGAGGCCACCGGGGACGACGCCTTCCACCGCGCGGCCCTGGAGTCGGCCTTTCTGCTGGTCGCCCACTCCACGCTGCGCGACGGCCTGCTGGTGCTGCCCGAGGAGACCGGCACCGGCTGCCCGGCCGCGTACGGGACGGGCGTGGCCGGCGCGCTGGCCCTGCTGCTCCGGCTGCGCTACGGCGGGGAGTTGCTGCGCTTCGACCTCCCCCGGGCAGCCGTCCGGTGA
- a CDS encoding prolyl oligopeptidase family serine peptidase, whose translation MTAAVRAAATRSLRRLNFTFAADGSHAACLAAGADGGWYVESWRLDGAAPAWPTALRLPAGRVENLRSQLISLPDGRVLVARPEGNRHELVLLSPAPEAPAALEVPLGALRLPGLRLLPPPAGGSCVLALSTDHGSDGRPLTTGWLIDAHGDPPRQVAELPGLHGGGVWLDRTGRLLALDRVHAGAVKSVRLDLELGTTTPLLEIGESSNDRLVLFDPDTGFLMLRSDAPGGDRLGWGVLGGPEPVRFPDCLHLPGLFLRPVALEPGAATPERSRVAVQIDRGAACELALWRPADGRLATLPVPPGRLGAVGHWSAAGLRMPYSAPDRPAALATLEVDALLAEAATPPAGIPLPLRLAPLGAPRSAPGPRPTPPTPPPPGWRLDGSAAPADGGRWHPAQSVRLPGPAGPIEAVRYGGEAWLSSPHLVLALHGGPADAWLLEFDPVLQRMAAAGLAVLAPNQRGSTGYGLPHAMAVHGAWGGPDLEDVLTLLEGLAGQRAALGLEAPALFGVSYGAFLALLTAAHAPAGRISRCAVVAPFLSGARLLAEATAPVRALTARLGGAEPIVDARGPRDVLRLAHRLTAPLLIVHGDRDEVVPVGQSRALRLELLRLGRGEGTDFRYVEAAGAGHEVLAEEGAPVLHELLAGFLRTGRPC comes from the coding sequence GTGACCGCCGCCGTACGCGCCGCGGCGACCCGCTCGCTGCGCCGGCTGAACTTCACCTTCGCGGCCGACGGCTCGCACGCCGCCTGCCTGGCCGCCGGGGCCGACGGCGGCTGGTACGTCGAAAGCTGGCGGCTGGACGGCGCCGCGCCTGCCTGGCCGACCGCCCTGCGGCTGCCCGCCGGGCGGGTGGAGAACCTGCGGTCGCAGCTGATCTCGCTGCCGGACGGCCGGGTGCTGGTCGCCAGACCCGAGGGCAACCGGCACGAACTGGTGCTGCTCTCCCCCGCCCCGGAAGCCCCCGCCGCGCTCGAAGTGCCGCTCGGCGCCCTGCGCCTGCCCGGGCTGCGCCTGCTGCCGCCACCGGCCGGCGGCAGCTGCGTACTCGCCCTGAGCACCGACCACGGATCCGACGGCCGACCGCTGACCACCGGGTGGCTGATCGACGCGCACGGCGATCCGCCGCGCCAGGTCGCCGAGCTCCCCGGCCTGCATGGCGGCGGCGTCTGGCTGGACCGCACCGGTCGCCTGCTGGCGCTGGACCGGGTGCACGCGGGAGCCGTCAAGAGCGTCCGGCTCGACCTCGAACTCGGCACCACAACACCGCTGTTGGAGATCGGCGAGAGCAGCAACGACCGGCTCGTGCTGTTCGACCCGGACACCGGTTTCCTGATGCTGCGCAGCGATGCCCCGGGCGGCGACCGGCTCGGCTGGGGTGTGCTGGGCGGTCCGGAGCCGGTGCGCTTCCCGGACTGCCTGCACCTGCCGGGGCTCTTCCTGCGCCCGGTGGCGCTGGAGCCGGGGGCCGCCACGCCCGAGCGCAGCCGGGTGGCCGTCCAGATCGACCGCGGCGCCGCCTGCGAACTCGCCCTCTGGCGACCCGCCGACGGCCGGCTCGCCACGCTGCCGGTGCCGCCCGGGCGGCTGGGCGCGGTGGGCCACTGGTCGGCGGCCGGGCTGCGGATGCCGTACTCCGCGCCGGACCGCCCGGCCGCCCTCGCCACCCTGGAGGTGGACGCCCTGCTCGCCGAGGCCGCCACCCCGCCGGCCGGCATCCCGCTGCCGCTGCGACTGGCCCCGCTCGGCGCACCCCGCAGCGCGCCCGGGCCCCGACCGACCCCACCGACCCCGCCGCCACCCGGCTGGCGGCTGGACGGCAGCGCCGCCCCGGCCGACGGCGGCCGCTGGCACCCGGCGCAGAGCGTGCGGCTGCCCGGTCCGGCCGGACCGATCGAGGCCGTCCGCTACGGCGGCGAGGCCTGGCTGAGCAGCCCGCACCTGGTGCTCGCGCTGCACGGCGGCCCGGCCGACGCCTGGCTGCTCGAGTTCGACCCGGTCCTGCAGCGGATGGCCGCCGCGGGCCTGGCGGTGCTCGCCCCCAACCAGCGCGGCAGCACCGGCTACGGCCTGCCGCACGCGATGGCCGTGCACGGCGCCTGGGGCGGCCCGGACCTGGAGGACGTGCTGACCCTGCTGGAGGGGCTGGCCGGCCAGCGGGCCGCACTCGGCCTGGAGGCCCCGGCGCTCTTCGGGGTCAGCTACGGCGCGTTCCTGGCCCTGCTGACCGCCGCCCACGCGCCCGCCGGGCGGATCTCGCGCTGCGCGGTGGTGGCCCCCTTCCTCTCCGGGGCGCGGCTGCTGGCCGAGGCCACGGCGCCGGTCCGGGCGCTGACCGCCCGGCTGGGCGGCGCCGAACCGATCGTCGACGCGCGCGGCCCGCGCGACGTGCTCCGGCTCGCGCACCGGTTGACCGCGCCGCTGCTGATCGTCCACGGCGACCGGGACGAGGTCGTACCGGTGGGCCAGTCCCGGGCGCTGCGGCTCGAACTGCTGCGCCTGGGCCGCGGCGAGGGCACCGACTTCCGTTACGTGGAGGCGGCCGGCGCCGGACACGAGGTGCTCGCCGAGGAGGGCGCGCCGGTGCTGCACGAGCTGCTGGCCGGCTTCCTGCGCACCGGCCGACCCTGCTGA
- a CDS encoding alcohol dehydrogenase catalytic domain-containing protein, which translates to MRAAVLHTIGDDDLEVREDVEAVGFGPGRIRVRLRAASLCHSDLSAMSGVLPQPAPFVPGHEGAGDVLAVGEGVRGVAVGDRVVLCWMAPCGHCPHCRRGQGHLCVDSLGRLREPSFRIGSETDAFGFYSTGTFAEEVVVAAESVIKVPDDMPYELAALVGCGATTGLGAAVNTARVEPGASVAVIGAGGVGVAAVQGARVCGAARITVVDPVASRRERALGLGATDAIAPEELKGAARSLPSGGYDYVFEAVGRGATVRAAYDAARRGGAVVVIGAGARDDLAQFSMAELFFNEKRLLPSMYGGGEVARTIELAIELWRSGRLDLAGMITHRVELAEVNTALAQMRSGEALRTVITL; encoded by the coding sequence ATGCGCGCAGCGGTTCTGCACACGATCGGAGACGACGATCTTGAGGTCCGCGAGGACGTCGAGGCGGTCGGCTTCGGGCCCGGCCGGATCAGGGTCCGGCTGCGCGCGGCCAGCCTCTGCCACTCGGACCTCTCGGCGATGAGCGGCGTGCTGCCGCAACCCGCGCCGTTCGTCCCCGGGCACGAGGGCGCGGGCGACGTGCTGGCCGTCGGCGAAGGCGTGCGCGGCGTGGCGGTGGGCGACCGGGTGGTCCTGTGCTGGATGGCGCCCTGCGGCCACTGCCCGCACTGCCGGCGCGGGCAGGGCCACCTGTGCGTGGACAGCCTCGGCCGGCTGCGCGAGCCGAGCTTCCGGATCGGCTCCGAGACCGACGCCTTCGGCTTCTACAGCACCGGCACCTTCGCCGAGGAGGTGGTGGTCGCGGCCGAGAGCGTCATCAAGGTGCCCGACGACATGCCGTACGAGCTGGCCGCGCTGGTCGGCTGCGGGGCCACCACCGGGCTCGGCGCGGCCGTCAACACCGCGCGGGTCGAGCCGGGCGCCTCGGTCGCGGTGATCGGCGCGGGCGGGGTGGGCGTCGCCGCCGTCCAGGGCGCCCGGGTCTGCGGCGCGGCCCGGATCACCGTGGTCGACCCGGTCGCCTCGCGGCGCGAGCGGGCGCTCGGCCTGGGCGCCACCGACGCGATCGCCCCCGAGGAGCTGAAGGGCGCGGCCCGGAGCCTGCCGTCCGGCGGCTACGACTACGTCTTCGAGGCGGTGGGCCGCGGCGCCACCGTGCGCGCGGCCTACGACGCGGCGCGGCGCGGCGGCGCGGTGGTGGTGATCGGCGCGGGCGCCCGGGACGACCTGGCGCAGTTCAGCATGGCCGAGCTGTTCTTCAACGAGAAGCGGCTGCTGCCCTCGATGTACGGCGGCGGCGAGGTGGCCCGGACGATCGAGCTGGCGATCGAGCTGTGGCGCAGCGGGCGGCTCGATCTGGCGGGCATGATCACGCACCGGGTCGAGCTGGCTGAGGTGAACACGGCGCTGGCCCAGATGCGCAGCGGCGAGGCCCTGCGGACCGTGATCACGCTGTAG
- a CDS encoding class I SAM-dependent methyltransferase produces MTDPRAQSLPAPEVLAAFESATGFMPADEGLALYAAAVEAARTTGLPVLEIGTYCGRSAILLAAAARETGTVALTVDHHRGSEEQQPGWEYHDPGLVDPAVGLMDTLPTFRRTLHAAGLEDHVVALVGRSPQIAALWGGRLGLVFIDGGHTDEHATGDYEGWVRHLAEDGLLVVHDVFPDPADGGQAPYRVYLRALAEGFEELSVTGSLRVLRRAR; encoded by the coding sequence ATGACCGACCCCCGGGCGCAGTCCCTTCCCGCACCCGAGGTGCTCGCAGCGTTCGAGTCGGCGACCGGCTTCATGCCCGCCGACGAGGGCCTGGCGCTCTACGCGGCCGCCGTCGAGGCCGCCCGCACGACCGGGCTGCCGGTGCTGGAGATCGGCACCTACTGCGGACGCTCGGCGATCCTGCTGGCCGCCGCCGCCCGGGAGACCGGCACGGTGGCGCTGACCGTGGACCACCACCGCGGCTCCGAGGAACAGCAGCCGGGCTGGGAGTACCACGACCCGGGCCTGGTCGACCCGGCGGTCGGCCTGATGGACACCCTGCCGACCTTCCGCCGGACCCTGCACGCGGCCGGCCTGGAGGACCACGTCGTCGCACTGGTCGGACGCTCGCCGCAGATCGCGGCCCTCTGGGGCGGCCGGCTCGGCCTGGTCTTCATCGACGGTGGCCACACGGACGAGCACGCCACCGGCGACTACGAGGGGTGGGTACGCCACCTGGCCGAGGACGGCCTGCTGGTGGTGCACGACGTCTTCCCCGACCCGGCCGACGGTGGGCAGGCGCCCTACCGGGTCTATCTGCGGGCGCTCGCCGAGGGCTTCGAGGAGCTCTCGGTGACCGGTTCGCTGCGCGTACTGCGCCGGGCGCGCTGA
- a CDS encoding N-acetylmuramoyl-L-alanine amidase: MNRSTPRSPYLRLLAAAPLLLTGLLGCGTATGAPAAAPPQRSAVPSAGSSSSAAPAPGAKSLAGRTIVIDPGHNPGNFQHAAEINQQVDVGNGHKECDTTGTETYAGYTEAAFTLDVSHRVRDLLKGLGATVVLTQDGDTPWGPCVTQRAAIGNAAHADAALSIHGDGGPDSGSGFHVIMPAEVKAGAADTTPIVAPSHRFGLLLRDTFQAQTGEPYADYTAQQGLDTRSDLGGLNLSTVPKVFIECGNMRNAGDAQRMTDPQWRQKAAQGIADGFLAYLTGVPSGS, translated from the coding sequence ATGAACCGCTCCACTCCTCGCTCCCCGTACCTGCGGCTGCTGGCGGCCGCGCCGCTGCTGCTCACCGGCCTGCTCGGCTGTGGCACCGCCACCGGCGCCCCGGCCGCCGCTCCCCCGCAGCGGTCCGCCGTCCCGAGCGCCGGCTCCAGCTCCAGCGCCGCGCCCGCACCGGGGGCCAAGTCGCTGGCCGGCCGCACGATTGTCATCGACCCCGGCCACAACCCCGGCAACTTCCAGCACGCCGCCGAGATCAACCAGCAGGTGGACGTCGGCAACGGTCACAAGGAGTGCGACACCACCGGGACCGAGACCTACGCCGGCTACACCGAGGCGGCCTTCACCCTGGACGTCTCGCACCGGGTGCGCGATCTGCTCAAGGGGCTCGGCGCGACCGTGGTGCTGACCCAGGACGGCGACACGCCGTGGGGCCCGTGCGTCACCCAGCGCGCCGCGATCGGCAACGCCGCGCACGCGGACGCCGCCCTCTCGATCCACGGCGACGGCGGACCGGACTCGGGCAGCGGCTTCCACGTGATCATGCCCGCCGAGGTCAAGGCGGGGGCGGCCGACACCACCCCGATCGTCGCGCCCTCGCACCGGTTCGGGCTGCTGCTGCGCGACACGTTCCAGGCCCAGACCGGGGAGCCGTACGCGGACTACACCGCCCAGCAGGGCCTGGACACCCGCAGTGATCTCGGCGGGCTCAACCTCTCCACGGTGCCGAAGGTCTTCATCGAGTGCGGCAATATGCGCAACGCCGGCGACGCCCAGCGGATGACGGATCCCCAGTGGCGCCAGAAGGCCGCGCAGGGCATCGCCGACGGGTTCCTGGCCTACCTGACCGGCGTCCCGAGCGGGTCCTGA
- a CDS encoding prenyltransferase/squalene oxidase repeat-containing protein, with amino-acid sequence MTASEALLLPGVLDAAQAVATVRSILAEQRADGAIPWFTGGHLDPWDHTEAAMALDTAGEHAAAERAYRWLADRQNPDGSWYAGYFGDGAEGVSNPAVETNFCAYPAVGVWHHHLSTGDDTFLDQMWPMVRRALDFTVGLQLSGGQIAWRLDEHGTAVQEALLTGSSSILHALRCGLAIAEYREEPQPDWELAAGRLQHAVAEHPERFLDKDRYSMDWYYPVLGTALRGPAAQQRIERDWERFVVPGLGVRCVSDRPWVTGGESAELALALWAVGQSDRAVEILQWIRHLRHEDGSYWTGYVFEDDAIWPEERTTWTAGALLLAVAALGGDPATVAVFGAEQLPSGLAVVGCC; translated from the coding sequence CTGACGGCCTCCGAGGCACTGCTCCTGCCGGGCGTGCTCGACGCGGCGCAGGCCGTCGCCACGGTGCGCAGCATCCTGGCCGAGCAGCGGGCGGACGGCGCGATCCCGTGGTTCACCGGCGGCCACCTGGACCCGTGGGACCACACCGAGGCCGCGATGGCGCTGGACACGGCCGGCGAGCACGCCGCCGCCGAACGCGCCTACCGCTGGCTGGCGGACCGGCAGAACCCGGACGGCTCCTGGTATGCCGGCTACTTCGGCGACGGCGCCGAGGGGGTCTCGAACCCGGCGGTGGAAACCAACTTCTGCGCCTACCCGGCCGTCGGCGTCTGGCACCACCACCTGAGCACCGGGGACGACACCTTCCTCGACCAGATGTGGCCGATGGTGCGCCGCGCGCTCGACTTCACCGTCGGCCTGCAGCTGTCCGGCGGCCAGATCGCCTGGCGGCTCGACGAGCACGGCACGGCGGTCCAGGAGGCGCTGCTCACCGGCTCCAGCAGCATCCTGCACGCCCTGCGGTGCGGGCTCGCCATCGCCGAGTACCGCGAAGAACCGCAGCCGGACTGGGAGTTGGCGGCCGGACGGCTGCAGCACGCGGTGGCCGAGCACCCCGAGCGGTTCCTCGACAAGGACCGCTACTCGATGGACTGGTACTACCCCGTGCTCGGCACCGCACTGCGCGGACCGGCGGCCCAGCAGCGGATCGAACGGGACTGGGAACGCTTCGTCGTCCCCGGCCTCGGCGTGCGCTGCGTCAGCGACCGGCCCTGGGTGACCGGCGGCGAGAGCGCCGAACTCGCGCTCGCGCTCTGGGCGGTGGGCCAGTCCGACCGCGCGGTGGAGATCCTGCAGTGGATCCGCCACCTGCGGCACGAGGACGGCTCGTACTGGACCGGCTACGTGTTCGAGGACGACGCCATCTGGCCCGAGGAGCGCACCACCTGGACGGCCGGCGCGCTGCTGCTCGCGGTCGCGGCGCTCGGCGGGGACCCGGCAACGGTGGCCGTCTTCGGCGCCGAGCAGCTGCCGAGCGGGCTCGCCGTGGTGGGCTGCTGCTGA
- a CDS encoding class I SAM-dependent methyltransferase yields MLTVDFSRFPIAPGDRVLDLGCGGGRHAFECYRRGANVVALDQNAEEIAEVKKWFDAMAAAGEAPAGSSAVAMEGNALALPFEDESFDKIIISEVMEHIPDDKGVLAEMARVLKPGGLLAVTVPRWLPEKICWALSDEYHANEGGHIRIYRGDELLEKLGGAGLTPYGTHHAHALHSPYWWIKCAVGVGNDKALPVKAYHQLLVWDIVGTPVISKLTRAAEAALNPVIGKSFVAYASKPNRPGA; encoded by the coding sequence GTGCTGACCGTCGACTTCTCCCGCTTCCCGATCGCCCCCGGCGACCGGGTGCTCGACCTGGGCTGCGGCGGGGGCCGGCACGCGTTCGAGTGCTACCGCCGTGGCGCCAACGTGGTGGCCCTGGACCAGAACGCCGAGGAGATCGCCGAGGTCAAGAAGTGGTTCGACGCGATGGCCGCGGCCGGCGAGGCCCCGGCCGGCTCCTCGGCCGTCGCCATGGAGGGCAACGCGCTGGCGCTGCCGTTCGAGGACGAGAGCTTTGACAAGATCATCATCTCCGAGGTGATGGAGCACATCCCCGACGACAAGGGCGTGCTGGCCGAGATGGCCCGGGTGCTCAAGCCCGGCGGGCTGCTCGCGGTGACCGTGCCGCGCTGGCTGCCCGAGAAGATCTGCTGGGCGCTCTCCGACGAGTACCACGCCAACGAGGGCGGCCACATCCGGATCTACCGCGGTGACGAGCTGCTGGAAAAGCTGGGCGGCGCCGGCCTCACCCCGTACGGCACCCACCACGCGCACGCGCTGCACTCGCCGTACTGGTGGATCAAGTGCGCGGTGGGCGTCGGCAACGACAAGGCGCTGCCGGTGAAGGCCTACCACCAGCTGCTGGTCTGGGACATCGTCGGGACGCCGGTGATCAGCAAGCTCACCCGGGCCGCCGAGGCCGCGCTCAACCCGGTGATCGGCAAGAGCTTCGTCGCGTACGCCAGCAAGCCGAACCGGCCGGGCGCGTGA